Proteins encoded by one window of Kwoniella shivajii chromosome 8, complete sequence:
- a CDS encoding tyrosine aminotransferase yields MPDIRLLNAQNSHSEAPVKISSIKAGRTWNIRISPSVDRSKNPIRETLASITANAPSTSKVPINLGLGDPTHYPLHPPPAAAIAAVECAVSGGRANGYLNGVGSMEARQAVVDYHKRWDGVDYDASDIVLTHGVGQALDLLFSVMIPPASVERANILVPRPGFAQYTALLADLDAEIRYYDCIEENDWEVDLDMVDQLCDEDTRAIILTNPSNPCGSNYSREVLKDLLKVAERHKVPIIADEIYGHMTWSSPFTPLASLSKSVPIITLSGLSKRFLVPGWRFGWAALHDPLGVAADVKRGMAVWGNRFMGPNSIIQAALPTILATESEWFDEVIYKIETLAKIVYQGLSDTPGLSTTFPSGAMYCFAKISRDAFPDLEDDVAFATALYNEEAVFVLPGICFGMPGYFRIVLATPSDVMTDVVERVQGFCDRHYRL; encoded by the exons ATGCCCGATATTCGATTGCTCAACGCTCAGAACTCCCATTCGGAGGCACCAGTGAAaatctcatcgatcaaagcGGGTCGAACATGGAATATTCGAATCTCTCCCTCTGTC GACCGATCGAAAAATCCAATCAGAGAGACTCTGGCTTCTATTACTGCTAATGCTCCCTCAACTTCAAAGGTCCCGATTAATCTGGGCTTAGGAGATCCCACCCATTaccctcttcatcctcctcccGCAGCTGCCATCGCTGCAGTGGAATGTGCGGTTtcaggaggaagagcaaaTGGCTATTTGAATGGAGTCGGATCGATGGAAGCTAGACAGGCGGTGGTAGATTATCATAAAAGATGGGATGGAGTAGATTACGACGCAAGTGACATTGTACTG ACTCATGGTGTCGGCCAAGCTCTTGACCTACTATTCTCGGTCATGATACCTCCAGCTTCCGTCGAACGTGCCAATATACTTGTCCCTCGTCCCGGCTTTGCTCAATACACAGCTTTACTTGCCGATCTTGATGCAGAAATTCGATATTATGATTGTATCGAGGAGAACGATTGGGAAGTGGACCTGGACATGGTTGATCAATTGTGCGACGAGGATACCAGAGCTATTATCCTT ACCAATCCTAGCAACCCTTGTGGAAGCAACTACAGTCGAGAAGTGTTGAAGGATTTGTTGAAAGTAGCGGAGAGACATAAAGTACCGATTATTGCGGATGAGATATATGGGCATATG ACCTGGTCCTCGCCCTTCACTCCATTGGCTTCCCTGTCCAAATCTGTACCAATCATTACGCTATCAGGGTTATCCAAACGATTCTTGGTCCCAGGTTGGCGATTCGGGTGGGCCGCCCTACATGATCCATTAGGCGTGGCAGCGGATGTCAAGCGAGGGATGGCAGTATGGGGTAACCGTTTCATGGGTCCGAATTCCATCATTCAGGCCGCACTGCCCACGATTCTCGCGACAGAGTCCGAATGGTTTGATGAGGTTATATACaagattgag ACATTGGCGAAAATCGTTTATCAGGGACTGTCAGATACTCCTGGTTTGAGCACCACCTTTCCAAGCGGAGCAATGTATTGTTTTGCGAAAATCTCAAGAGATGCATTTCCGGACctcgaagatgatgtcgCGTTTGCAACTGCCCTTTATAACGAAGAAGCAGTCTTTGTATTGCCCGGCATCTGCTTCGGCATGCCTGGATACTTTCGAATAGTTTTAGCCACACCCTCAGATGTCATGACAGATGTTGTAGAAAGGGTTCAAGGGTTCTGTGATAGACATTATAGACTTTAG